One Fulvia fulva chromosome 8, complete sequence DNA window includes the following coding sequences:
- a CDS encoding NADP-dependent 3-hydroxy acid dehydrogenase: MSFLKSGHLFRTFNASIAQLRRPTTTTTLLQHSIQALRMTSSMGKRLEGKTIVVTGASSGIGKSTALEFARTSPNNLKIILTARRIDALKQLAEDITKEVGSGVKVLPVQLDVSKADQVRSFIQNLPQEFQQIDVLVNNAGLVKGVDKAGDIKEEDISVMMDTNVNGLINMTNTVLNQYKTRNNGEGAGDIINIGSIAGRQGYPGGSIYCATKAAVRTFTEAIRAELISTRIRIIEIDPGQVETEFSVVRFYGDKAKADKVYEGVTPLTPGDIAETVVWSAGRPENVVIADMLVFPNHQASATQMHRRS; the protein is encoded by the coding sequence ATGAGTTTCCTCAAATCCGGACACCTCTTCCGTACCTTCAACGCATCCATTGCACAGCTCCGCCGTCCGACAACCACAACCACCTTACTACAACACAGCATCCAAGCCCTCAGAATGACCTCCTCCATGGGCAAACGCCTCGAAGGCAAGACCATAGTCGTCACTGGCGCCTCCAGCGGCATCGGCAAGAGCACCGCTCTCGAATTCGCCCGCACCTCCCCCAATAACCTCAAAATCATCCTCACAGCCCGCCGCATCGACGCATTGAAACAACTCGCGGAAGACATCACGAAGGAAGTAGGCAGCGGCGTTAAAGTCCTCCCCGTCCAACTCGACGTCAGCAAAGCCGATCAAGTCCGCTCCTTCATCCAGAACCTCCCACAAGAGTTCCAGCAGATCGACGTTCTAGTAAACAATGCGGGCCTCGTCAAGGGCGTGGATAAGGCGGGCGATATCAAGGAGGAGGATATCAGCGTGATGATGGACACGAATGTGAACGGTCTCATTAACATGACCAACACCGTCCTCAACCAATACAAAACCCGCAACAACGGCGAAGGCGCCGGCGACATCATCAACATCGGCTCCATCGCCGGCCGACAAGGATACCCAGGAGGCAGCATCTACTGCGCAACAAAAGCTGCCGTCCGAACCTTCACAGAAGCCATCCGTGCCGAACTCATCTCCACAAGAATTAGAATAATCGAAATCGACCCAGGACAGGTCGAGACGGAGTTTAGCGTTGTGAGATTTTATGGCGACAAGGCGAAGGCGGATAAAGTGTATGAGGGTGTGACGCCGTTGACGCCGGGGGATATTGCGGAGACGGTGGTGTGGAGCGCGGGCAGGCCGGAGAATGTGGTGATTGCGGATATGTTGGTGTTTCCGAATCATCAGGCGAGTGCGACGCAGATGCATAGGAGATCGTAA